The Lathyrus oleraceus cultivar Zhongwan6 chromosome 5, CAAS_Psat_ZW6_1.0, whole genome shotgun sequence genome includes the window GAGACGAGTTTGAATGGGTAATAGTATCTCTATTACCCATTCGTTTCTATATATTTATAATGTGAGAATATTCAAATTCAAACTCAATCAAAATAAATTATTTATGTTAAACAAATTATGTTCTCATACCTATTTGCCCCTTAGGAAGAAAAAAAAGCCTATACATTTGAAAAATCCTTAATTAATTAAGATGACATTCATGAACAACTCCGAATTtctttaattaaaaaatattcaTCTAGTAAATTTTTACTTTAAATTCGTCCATCATTATCTTAACAGCACCTGGTAATAGGATGGTGATGGTGATGTACTGCATAATATTTGTCTTAACATAGATGACCTTTGTAATTAATTTTTTTAAGGAaaacaaataaatcaaataattatctcAGTTTAAATTTAAATTGGAATTCGCTTAAATAATTTTAGATTAGTTTgttaatttttttcaaaaatgaaattttcattatttactaaTTTAAAATGAACcataataaaaaattaaaaaaaaaacatttttaagTAATACTTTTAAGAACACCTCCTCAATCTAAATTTGTTTACTTTTAAAATTTAtcataataaataaataaaaattaccataaaatttaaagaaaacattataaaaaaaagaatttattgtaataaaaaataaagaataaCGGAAGCCATGGAAGCAGAATTAATCGGAGTGAGAGcaaaaaataaatataaaaaaaaaaagttaGAAACGGACAACCGTTAATACACAGTTCCATGTAACACTTGTCACAGGTGATCACAGCACCGTTCAAAAACCACTATATAATCTTCACCCTTCTCTTCTCTCTCTCCATCTATCTTTCACACCACTCGTGGTTATCTCACAAATCGTTCATTCACACTCTGCAAAAAAAGAGAGTGGGATCCAAATTTTTCTTGGTACTTGCATTTCTCTGCAAACACTGAGATCGCGAAAATGGAGTTGTTCTTCTACGCTGTGTTCGGTGGATTAGCCGCTCTTGTTGCAGTTCTTGAGCTTAGCAAAAACAATAAGGATCGAATCAATACTTCTTCTGCTTTCAATTCCTTCAAAAACAATTACCTCCTCATTTATTCTCTCATGATGGGTAGATCTGGATTTTCTCTCTTAGATCTCTTTCATTTCATTCTCGATCTGTTTTTTTATCTCTTTGATCTGTGCTTCCTTTTAATGGATTCAATGTGCTTGTCAATCGTGATCGTGTTTTTTTTTTGCCTATTGTTTGTTTCATTTGGTTTTATTATTGTTTTGTGATTGATAgattaattataataattactATAAAAAATAAgctatttttgtttttttatgtaCATCTTATCCGTAATTTGTTTATTCAAATTGAATTTGATGTGAAAACAAAGCAATTGAGATGGATCTTAGTGTAGTTTTCGGTATCTGAAATGGACATTGATTCTTTCTTTATGATCTTCTTAGCTTGGGTTGCTTGTGACAGTTGTGATGTGTTTTTTGGGTCCTGGACATTGTGATTTTTACTCTCTCTCTCTTTGCTTTTTGGTTTCGAAATGGTTGTGTACACTAAACTTTGCTTATTTATGATATACTTTATACTTTATCTTTTACCTTTGTTACTTTTTcattatattattttaattaaagTGTCGTTTTTATCCTTCAAATCTTATAATGTTGGGTGAGACTGAGATCGGATTTAAATTAGAAGTTTTGATCTGGCCAAGTTATTATCCTTTTAAAGAAGTTGATTTGATTAGATTTTAGATTCGTTAAAGTTATTATCTGATTTTAGTAACATTTTGCATCAGTTAGTTATGCTTTAGATGCTATTTGTTCTGGGTGAATATAAGGGGGAATTGAAATTGCAGTGCTTGTACTTGGGTGATTGTAAGCAAGAGATGTTAGTTTTTGGTGATCTAATAGGATTCTGTTTCTATGGCTATAGCTGGTGATTGGTTGCAAGGTCCATATGTCTACTACCTTTATAGTACATATGGATATGGAAAGGGGGATATTGGACAACTCTTCATTGCTGGCTTTGGGTCTTCAATGTTGTTTGGAACAATTGTGGGATCTCTGGCTGACAAACAGTGAGATTCATTTTTGTTTTCTAATTGTTTTGGTACCATACGTATGTCATATTTTTCAGTATCTCATGCTTCTTACTCTGAAATCAGGGGACGGAAGAGGGCTTGTGTGACCTACTGCTTAACCTACATTGCGAGCTGCATCACCAAACATTCTCCTCAGTACAGAATTTTGATGGTGGGCCGTATCTTGGGAGGCATTGCCACTTCACTTCTATTTTCAGCATTTGAATCGTGGCTTGTTGCTGAGCATTTCAAGGTGAGGTGTTTTTAAAGTTGTCTGCTGTTAATTATCAAGTTTTACCGTCATATTTTCCTCTGGTTATGTTGACTTTATAACATTCTTCTCTGTACATGGAGGCTGTAAATGTCTTGAATAATATAGTTATTATAAGTGCCACATGGAGAAGAGTAGTTTGTATATCCTCTAAATAATAGTATTAGCTTGattgttttaaataaaaattCAAACCGGGCTAATCTTGTATGTAATACTCAAGAGCATTGCCAAATATTAGAGAGACTTGTATACGAAAGGTAAGAATATTACTGTGAAccatttttaaaataaaactaaattGTTTGGTTTGGCTTTGACATAAATCATGGGTGGGTGGTTGTGTAAATCTATGGCTACATTTATTCCCGCGTTTCTTCAATTGAGTATCTTCATACAAATGAACAATTTCCAATACTTAATATGTAATTATTTTACTATGAACTTCTTAATGTGTCATTTTAAACAGAACTGCTAGTTGATAGATCTAACAACTACAAACTAGGTTGATTCCAAAAGATGTTCATTTCTGGGGTTTATAAATTTATTACATCCCTATAAAAAAGATAAGCATGCATTTTACAGTATCCTCCAAGTGGCTAATGAAGTGATTTTTTGGTAATCAAAATACATACTAAAGGGTTTTACCATGTTTTCTATACCTCTGTCTTGATTCCTTCATTTTGCATTTGTATTTATTAATCTCAGTTTTTTTCACATGAATTTATCAGAGGGGCTTTGATCAGCAATGGCTGTCATTAACATTCTCGAAGGCCATATTTCTTGGAAATGGTCTTGTCGCCATTTTTTCTGGGCTGTTCGGAAATGTCCTTGTTGATACATTGGCTCTTGGACCAGTAGCCCCCTTTGATGCTGCTGCAGGTTTTCTTACAATTGGTATGATCGTCATATTATCTACATGGACAGAAAATTACGGGGATGCTTCTGAAAACAAGAGCTTGCTCGCCCAATTCAAGGGTGCTGCTGTGGCCATTGCTTCTGGTACACTTCTTACCTCAGATAGTATTTTTTCTCAATTGTTTTTAAAGTGGTTCTGTGCTATGAATTTGAACTTTTTAACTCTTAAATGTGTAACATTAGTGTATAAGGAGTGGTCTGGTCATTATTTGATTCCATCCTGAAAGTGATTTATGTTGAAATGAACTTGTTCATTTTGCCCTTCCTTCTTCTGTTATCATTTATTTTATTCACCTTGTCTTGTATTTTTTGCTCATTTCCTATTACCAATGCTAACTAATTGTTACATTCCTTGTGTTTCAGATGAAAAAATAGCCTTGCTTGGTGCCATACAGTCTCTCTTTGAAGGTTCAATGTATACCTTTGTGTTCCTATGGACTCCTGCATTGAGTCCAAATGATGAGGAGATTCCCCATGGTTTTATTTTTGCAACATTCATGTTATCGTCAATGTTGGGAAGCTCACTTGCATCTAAGTTGATGGCTCGTTCATCATTCCGTGTAGAGAGCTACATGCAGATTGTTTTTGTTGTTTCTTCTGCTTCTCTAATGCTTCCCATCCTTACCACCGTATGCTATTCTTCCAACACATTCTCCCTCCGTCGCTTAGTACTGTGATATACATCTCACACTATTCTGCAATATTTTGACTTTGTTATTGTGGAACAGTTTTTCGCAGTTCCTTCCAAAGCAACAGGTGGCGGTCTCTCATTCGCCGGGTGCATTCAGCTTCTCGGCTTCTGTACTTTTGAAAGTTGTGTTGGCATATTCTGGCCATCTATTATGAAGATGAGATCCCAATACATTCCTGAAGAAGCCAGGAGCACCATCATGAACTTTTTCCGCATTCCTCTGAACATATTTGTGTGTGTTGTGCTGTACAATGTAAGTTACACATCTACGACTTAGATATTATGCTTGATCTTAATGTAGCATTTCTGTTGATTTAGATTCCGTAACTTGCCGAACTCCAACAATCTAATCCACTTTTGTACTGCACTAATTTAAATTTGGAATTATAAACCCTTTCCTAAATACAATGTCTGGTTGGACAAATTATTCCTTTGAATTCTACTCTGACAACCTCTTTCTTGGAAATATATGCGAATCCTTTCCCTTTCCACCCAACcccaaaagaaaaaaa containing:
- the LOC127081711 gene encoding uncharacterized protein LOC127081711, which encodes MELFFYAVFGGLAALVAVLELSKNNKDRINTSSAFNSFKNNYLLIYSLMMAGDWLQGPYVYYLYSTYGYGKGDIGQLFIAGFGSSMLFGTIVGSLADKQGRKRACVTYCLTYIASCITKHSPQYRILMVGRILGGIATSLLFSAFESWLVAEHFKRGFDQQWLSLTFSKAIFLGNGLVAIFSGLFGNVLVDTLALGPVAPFDAAAGFLTIGMIVILSTWTENYGDASENKSLLAQFKGAAVAIASDEKIALLGAIQSLFEGSMYTFVFLWTPALSPNDEEIPHGFIFATFMLSSMLGSSLASKLMARSSFRVESYMQIVFVVSSASLMLPILTTFFAVPSKATGGGLSFAGCIQLLGFCTFESCVGIFWPSIMKMRSQYIPEEARSTIMNFFRIPLNIFVCVVLYNVDAFPITVMFGMCSIFLFMASILQRRLLVIADKPKSEDWQLKERDTESEPLNL